The following proteins come from a genomic window of Coffea arabica cultivar ET-39 chromosome 11c, Coffea Arabica ET-39 HiFi, whole genome shotgun sequence:
- the LOC140016502 gene encoding uncharacterized protein → MDPHRVGGGGILRDSDGRLIFAFAEGYTGVSSLQAEARALCTGLKIYSLLGVTMLMVEGDSKGMIDAIQGHGGIPASATSILCRIGQIGIAQLSYNHIYREGNAVADSLATFGILGGFLMMAPDEGCPRGSPNFVFSFVRSLKGH, encoded by the exons ATGGATCCCCATCGGGTTGGGGGAGGGGGGATACTGAGGGACTCAGATGGCCGGTTGATATTTGCATTTGCGGAGGGCTATACAGGTGTGTCCTCTTTGCAGGCTGAGGCTAGGGCATTATGCACGGGGCTGAAAATTTATAGTCTATTGGGTGTAACAATGCTGATGGTTGAGGGTGATTCTAAGGGGATGATTGATGCTATACAGGGGCATGGCGGTATTCCCGCATCTGCGACTTCGATACTCTGTCGTATTGGGCAAATTGGTATTGCACAGCTGTCATATAATCACATTTACCGGGAAGGCAACGCAGTGGCGGATTCTTTGGCTACCTTTG GTATTCTAGGCGGTTTCCTCATGATGGCCCCTGATGAGGGTTGCCCTCGTGGCTCCCCTAACTTTGTATTCTCCTTTGTCAGATCATTAAAAGGGCACTAG